Proteins from a genomic interval of Symmachiella macrocystis:
- a CDS encoding CDGSH iron-sulfur domain-containing protein — protein sequence MNNLGEGNKLMPESVTIKVRDRGPYLVSGPVKLVDSQGNEIDVGDCDDFVLCRCGQSANRPFCDGAHKQAEFEADRSGS from the coding sequence ATGAATAATCTCGGCGAAGGGAACAAGTTGATGCCGGAATCGGTCACCATTAAGGTACGCGATCGCGGACCGTACCTAGTTAGCGGACCGGTCAAGCTGGTTGATTCGCAAGGAAACGAAATTGACGTCGGCGACTGCGATGATTTTGTGCTCTGCCGTTGCGGACAGTCCGCGAACCGGCCATTTTGTGACGGCGCTCATAAGCAGGCGGAGTTTGAAGCGGATCGATCCGGCTCTTAG